One window of the Streptomyces sp. NBC_00259 genome contains the following:
- a CDS encoding sugar phosphate isomerase/epimerase family protein, whose product MSLRLGYGTNGLTDLRLDDALVLLADLGYDGVGLTLDHMHLDPLAPDLGPRTRRLAGRLADLGLEVTVETGARYVLDPRRKHGPSLLDPDPEARAARTALLLRAVQVAADLGAHAVHCFSGITPDATSPDTAWQRLAAALTPVLDAAATARVPLAVEPEPGHLLATLDDFHHLRSLLGDPEPLGLTLDIGHCQCLEPATPAECVKQAAPWLRHVQIEDMRRGVHEHLPFGDGEIDFPPVLDALAATGYQGLTVVELPRHSHAGPELARASIEFLRSHTPTNGAPAWRS is encoded by the coding sequence ATGAGCCTGCGCCTCGGCTACGGAACCAACGGCCTCACCGACCTCCGTCTCGACGACGCCCTCGTCCTCCTCGCCGACCTCGGCTACGACGGCGTCGGCCTCACCCTCGACCACATGCACCTCGACCCCCTCGCCCCCGACCTCGGCCCCCGCACCCGCCGTCTCGCGGGCCGCCTCGCCGACCTGGGGCTCGAGGTCACCGTCGAGACCGGCGCCCGCTATGTCCTCGACCCGCGCCGCAAGCACGGCCCGTCCCTCCTCGATCCGGACCCGGAGGCCCGCGCCGCCCGCACCGCGCTCCTCCTGCGCGCCGTGCAGGTCGCCGCGGACCTCGGCGCCCACGCCGTGCACTGCTTCAGCGGCATCACCCCGGACGCCACCTCGCCCGACACCGCCTGGCAGCGCCTCGCAGCCGCCCTCACGCCCGTCCTCGACGCCGCCGCCACGGCCCGTGTCCCTCTCGCCGTCGAACCCGAACCCGGCCATCTCCTCGCCACCCTCGACGACTTCCACCACCTCCGCTCCCTCCTCGGCGACCCCGAACCCCTCGGGCTCACCCTCGACATCGGCCACTGCCAGTGCCTGGAACCGGCAACCCCCGCCGAGTGCGTCAAACAGGCCGCGCCCTGGCTACGGCACGTCCAGATCGAGGACATGCGTCGCGGCGTCCACGAACACCTCCCCTTCGGCGACGGCGAGATCGACTTCCCGCCCGTCCTCGACGCCCTCGCCGCCACCGGCTACCAGGGGCTGACCGTCGTCGAACTGCCCCGCCACTCCCACGCAGGCCCCGAACTCGCCCGTGCCTCCATCGAGTTCCTCCGCTCCCACACGCCCACGAACGGAGCACCCGCATGGCGATCCTGA
- a CDS encoding sugar phosphate isomerase/epimerase family protein: MSRTSKHTDPELSRKLTRRGMLGVAAGASAAALLGATAPTAAAHGKGHGRPVLPPGRLGIQLYSLRDKVSTLGFAAVFAELEKYGYDEVEYAGYTQGSAGAITLEQLRRLTRDHGLRAIGSHVGYYNDGDPNAYTFAQNLDKVLDDAQALGLKHIGTASGPWRYGATVDGWKRCAEEFNQYGAAARARGMKFYQHNHAEEFSFATDRPDVRLYDVLLAETDPDLVYLEMDIYWAYAGQFRFSKRVDGTPAPFDPLRYVLKQPDRYPLFHVKDGEHDDSARDGYRMVDVGDGDIDYKRFISAVTRTRGGRLDHHWQAEHDNPVESFTFARKSSAHLHSLREKDC; encoded by the coding sequence ATGAGCCGCACGAGCAAGCACACCGATCCCGAGCTCAGCCGCAAGCTCACCAGACGCGGCATGCTCGGCGTCGCCGCCGGAGCGAGCGCCGCAGCCCTCCTCGGCGCCACCGCCCCCACCGCCGCCGCCCACGGCAAGGGCCACGGCCGCCCCGTCCTGCCCCCCGGCCGCCTCGGCATCCAGCTCTACTCACTGCGCGACAAGGTCTCCACCCTCGGCTTCGCCGCCGTCTTCGCCGAACTCGAGAAGTACGGCTACGACGAGGTCGAGTACGCCGGCTACACCCAGGGCTCCGCCGGAGCCATCACCCTGGAGCAGCTGCGCCGCCTCACCCGCGACCACGGACTGCGCGCCATCGGCAGCCACGTCGGCTACTACAACGACGGTGACCCGAACGCGTACACCTTCGCCCAGAACCTCGACAAGGTCCTCGACGACGCCCAGGCCCTCGGCCTCAAGCACATCGGCACCGCATCAGGACCCTGGCGCTACGGCGCCACCGTCGACGGCTGGAAGCGCTGCGCCGAGGAGTTCAACCAGTACGGCGCCGCCGCCAGGGCCCGCGGCATGAAGTTCTACCAGCACAACCACGCCGAGGAATTCTCCTTCGCCACCGACAGGCCCGACGTACGGCTCTACGACGTACTCCTCGCCGAGACCGATCCCGACCTCGTGTACCTGGAGATGGACATCTACTGGGCCTACGCCGGCCAGTTCCGCTTCTCCAAGCGCGTCGACGGCACCCCGGCCCCCTTCGACCCGCTGCGCTACGTCCTCAAGCAGCCCGACCGCTACCCGCTCTTCCACGTCAAGGACGGCGAACACGACGACTCCGCCCGCGACGGCTACCGAATGGTGGACGTCGGGGACGGAGACATCGACTACAAGCGGTTCATCTCGGCCGTGACCCGCACCCGCGGGGGCCGCCTCGACCACCACTGGCAGGCCGAGCACGACAACCCCGTCGAGTCGTTCACCTTCGCCCGGAAGTCGAGCGCACACCTCCACTCGCTCCGGGAAAAGGACTGCTAG
- a CDS encoding nucleotide pyrophosphatase/phosphodiesterase family protein — MSDTTPADTARPTPLLVLDVVGLTPQLLNHMPHLKRLAAAGSQAPLGTVLPAVTCAAQSTFLTGTLPSEHGIVGNGWYFRELGDVLLWRQHNGLVAGDKLWDAARRAHPGYTVANICWWYAMGADTDITVTPRPVYYADGRKEPDCYTRPPALHDELTDRFGTFPLFHFWGPGADIVSSRWIIDATRHILRTRTPDLALCYLPHLDYDLQRYGPDDPRSHRAAADLDTAMAPLLDDAAGEGRTVVALSEYGITRVSRHIDINRELRRAGLLEVHTQDGMEYLDAMASRAFAVADHQLAHVYVRRPEDLDATREALSGLAGIAELLDDEGKKTHGLDHPRSGELVAVADPDAWFTYYYWLDDTKAPDFAQLVEIHRKPGYDPVELFMDPEDPYVRVKAATALARKKLGMRYRMAVVPLDPSPIRGSHGRLPTSDDEGPLILCSTPRAVTGRVAATDVKSLLLHLAGLH, encoded by the coding sequence ATGAGCGACACCACCCCCGCCGACACCGCACGCCCCACCCCCCTTCTCGTCCTGGACGTCGTCGGACTCACCCCCCAGCTGCTGAACCACATGCCTCACCTGAAACGCCTTGCCGCCGCCGGCTCACAGGCCCCGCTCGGGACCGTGCTGCCCGCCGTCACCTGCGCGGCCCAGTCGACGTTCCTCACCGGCACCCTCCCCTCCGAACACGGCATCGTCGGCAACGGCTGGTACTTCCGCGAACTCGGCGACGTCCTGCTGTGGCGGCAGCACAACGGACTCGTCGCCGGCGACAAACTCTGGGACGCCGCCCGCCGCGCCCACCCCGGCTACACCGTCGCCAACATCTGCTGGTGGTACGCCATGGGCGCCGACACCGACATCACCGTCACCCCCCGCCCCGTCTACTACGCCGACGGCCGCAAGGAACCCGACTGCTACACCCGGCCGCCCGCCCTCCACGACGAACTCACCGACAGATTCGGCACCTTCCCCCTCTTCCACTTCTGGGGACCCGGAGCCGACATCGTCTCCAGCCGCTGGATCATCGACGCCACCCGCCACATCCTGCGCACCCGCACCCCCGATCTCGCGCTCTGCTACCTCCCGCACCTCGACTACGACCTCCAGCGGTACGGCCCCGACGACCCCCGCTCCCACCGGGCGGCCGCCGACCTCGACACGGCCATGGCCCCCCTCCTCGACGACGCCGCCGGCGAAGGCCGCACCGTCGTCGCCCTCTCCGAATACGGCATCACCCGCGTCAGCCGGCACATCGACATCAACCGCGAACTACGGCGCGCAGGGCTCCTCGAAGTCCACACCCAGGACGGCATGGAATACCTCGACGCGATGGCATCGCGCGCCTTCGCCGTCGCCGACCACCAGCTCGCGCATGTCTACGTACGCCGCCCCGAGGACCTCGACGCCACCCGCGAAGCCCTCAGCGGACTCGCCGGCATCGCCGAACTCCTCGACGACGAAGGCAAGAAGACCCACGGCCTCGACCATCCGCGCTCCGGCGAACTCGTCGCCGTCGCCGACCCCGACGCCTGGTTCACGTACTACTACTGGCTCGACGACACCAAGGCACCCGACTTCGCCCAGCTCGTCGAGATCCACCGCAAACCCGGCTACGACCCCGTCGAACTGTTCATGGACCCCGAAGACCCCTACGTCCGCGTCAAGGCCGCAACGGCCCTCGCCCGCAAGAAACTCGGCATGCGCTACCGCATGGCGGTCGTACCGCTCGACCCCTCACCTATTCGCGGCAGCCATGGCCGCCTCCCCACGAGCGATGACGAAGGTCCGCTCATTCTGTGCTCCACCCCCCGCGCCGTAACAGGCCGCGTCGCGGCCACCGATGTGAAGTCCCTGCTCCTTCACCTCGCCGGACTCCACTGA
- a CDS encoding SCO3242 family prenyltransferase — protein sequence MSRTAPSGGGRLRAWAELLRVSALFTVPGDALAGAACAGVRPNRRTVLAIGSSLCLYEAGMALNDWADRDEDAVDRPHRPIPSGRISPAAALSAAGALTAAGLALAARAGRAPLAVATALAAAVWAYDVHLKHTPAGPAAMASARTLDLLLGATASQPRAFRSALPHAALLGAHTYAVTSVSRNETQGGSTKAPLAAMATTLAIAAITARDATAHRSPWRATDPATTPARPGQHTRPAALGAVRARSLPPTHPAPRGTGGAHPAHSAHPAGPVVAALTTALYVRTALTPLLHAALNPSPPLTQRAVGAGIRAMIPLQAALAARAGATGTGLAVLGLIPVARRLARKVSPT from the coding sequence ATGTCCCGCACGGCTCCTTCAGGCGGAGGGCGGCTCAGGGCGTGGGCGGAACTCCTGCGCGTCTCCGCCCTGTTCACCGTTCCCGGCGACGCTCTCGCGGGCGCGGCCTGCGCGGGAGTGCGCCCCAATCGCCGAACCGTCCTCGCCATCGGTTCCTCCCTGTGCCTCTACGAAGCCGGCATGGCCCTCAACGACTGGGCCGACCGCGACGAGGACGCCGTCGACCGCCCGCACCGTCCCATCCCGTCGGGGCGGATCAGCCCCGCCGCGGCCCTGAGCGCGGCGGGCGCGCTCACCGCGGCCGGGCTGGCCCTGGCCGCCCGCGCGGGCCGTGCCCCCCTGGCCGTCGCCACGGCTCTGGCGGCGGCCGTCTGGGCGTACGACGTCCACCTGAAGCACACCCCGGCCGGCCCCGCCGCGATGGCCTCGGCCCGCACCCTGGACCTCCTCCTCGGCGCAACGGCCAGCCAGCCGCGTGCCTTTCGCAGCGCGCTGCCCCACGCGGCCCTGCTCGGCGCCCACACCTACGCCGTGACATCGGTGTCGCGCAACGAAACCCAAGGTGGCTCCACCAAGGCCCCCCTCGCGGCGATGGCGACGACCCTCGCCATCGCCGCGATCACCGCCCGCGACGCCACCGCCCACCGCTCACCGTGGCGCGCGACCGACCCGGCAACGACACCCGCACGCCCCGGGCAGCACACCCGGCCCGCGGCCCTTGGCGCGGTCAGGGCCCGGTCCCTGCCCCCGACGCACCCCGCACCGCGCGGAACCGGGGGAGCGCACCCCGCGCACTCCGCGCACCCCGCCGGGCCCGTCGTCGCCGCCCTCACCACCGCCCTCTACGTCCGCACCGCCCTCACCCCCCTCCTGCACGCCGCCCTCAACCCCTCCCCGCCCCTGACCCAGCGCGCCGTCGGCGCGGGGATCCGCGCCATGATCCCGCTGCAGGCCGCACTCGCCGCCCGCGCCGGAGCGACCGGCACCGGACTCGCGGTCCTGGGCCTCATCCCCGTCGCCCGCCGCCTCGCCCGGAAGGTGAGCCCCACATGA
- a CDS encoding EboA domain-containing protein, whose product MAILTREELDTRLDGAARAWLHEALAEAAHCAPVWELRFATAGRHCGQDHADSVRTHLLREAHADAPTLTRLYQQGTAAERRAVLLALPHLAPDPAAGLPLVEDALRTNDTRLVAAAVGPYAAEHLPAHSWRHAVLKCLFTGVPLDTADGLERRAHGDTELARMLADYAAERTAAGRPVPADLHRVLALTSPTEES is encoded by the coding sequence ATGGCGATCCTGACCCGCGAGGAACTCGACACCCGGCTCGACGGCGCCGCCCGGGCCTGGCTCCACGAAGCCCTCGCCGAAGCCGCCCACTGCGCCCCCGTCTGGGAGCTGCGCTTCGCCACCGCCGGCCGCCACTGCGGCCAGGACCACGCCGACTCCGTACGCACCCACCTCCTCCGCGAAGCCCACGCGGACGCCCCGACCCTCACCCGCCTCTACCAGCAGGGCACCGCCGCCGAACGCCGCGCCGTCCTCCTCGCCCTGCCCCATCTCGCACCCGACCCCGCCGCCGGCCTCCCCCTCGTCGAGGACGCCCTGCGCACCAACGACACCCGGCTCGTCGCCGCCGCCGTCGGCCCCTACGCCGCCGAGCACCTCCCCGCGCACTCCTGGCGTCACGCCGTCCTGAAGTGCCTGTTCACCGGGGTGCCCCTCGACACCGCCGACGGCCTCGAACGCCGCGCCCACGGCGACACCGAACTCGCCCGGATGCTCGCCGACTACGCCGCGGAACGCACCGCCGCCGGCCGCCCCGTCCCCGCCGACCTCCACCGCGTCCTCGCCCTGACGTCCCCCACGGAGGAGTCCTGA
- a CDS encoding acetate--CoA ligase family protein: protein MTYDVDKDAVRALLAAVRAEGRTALTAPEGKTLADAYGIAVPGEALARDVEEAVVFADRLGGKVVLKIVSPDVLHKTDAGGVVVGVEGAAEVRAAFRRIVESVRAYAPGARIDGVQVQQLLPPGQEVIVGAVTDPTFGKVVAFGLGGVLVEVLKDVTFRLAPVSADEAASMLDSIGAAEVLRGVRGAPPVDRWALAEQIRRVSRLVDDFPEIAEVDLNPVIATPDGAMAADIRVILSEGARKERRRYGREEILRSMRRLMEPRSVAVIGASNEQGKIGNSVMRNLVDGGFAGEIHPVNPRADDILGRKAYKSVTDVPGEVDVAVFAIPARFVASALEEVGRKGIPNAVLIPSGFAETGEQALQDEIVAIAERHGVRLLGPNIYGYYSTWQDLCATFCTPYDVKGPVALTSQSGGIGMAILGFARTTRTGVSAIVGLGNKSDIDEDDLLTWFAEDPRTECIAMHLEDLKDGRAFVEAARATVPKKPVVVLKAGRTSAGARAAGSHTGALAGDDAVYDDILRQAGVIRAPGLGEMLEFARALPVLPAPRGDNVVIITGAGGSGVLLSDAIVDNGLSLMEIPEDLDAAFRAFIPPFGAAGNPIDITGGEPPSTYEATIRLGMEDPRIHALVLGYWHTIVTPPMVFAELTARVVEEFRARGVEKPVVASLAGDVEVEEACAYLFERGVVAYPYTTEKPVAVLGAKYAWARAAGLLPGGGR, encoded by the coding sequence GTGACGTACGACGTCGACAAGGATGCGGTGCGGGCGCTGCTCGCCGCGGTGCGTGCGGAGGGCCGGACGGCGCTGACGGCGCCGGAGGGCAAGACGCTGGCCGATGCCTATGGGATCGCTGTTCCGGGTGAGGCGCTGGCGCGGGACGTGGAAGAGGCGGTGGTGTTCGCCGACCGGCTGGGCGGGAAGGTCGTTCTGAAGATCGTCTCGCCGGATGTGCTGCACAAGACGGATGCGGGCGGTGTGGTCGTCGGGGTGGAGGGCGCCGCGGAGGTGCGTGCCGCGTTCCGCCGGATCGTCGAGAGCGTGCGGGCGTACGCGCCGGGCGCGCGGATCGACGGTGTGCAGGTGCAGCAGTTGCTGCCGCCGGGCCAGGAGGTCATCGTCGGCGCGGTCACGGATCCGACGTTCGGGAAGGTGGTGGCGTTCGGTCTCGGTGGTGTGCTGGTCGAGGTGCTGAAGGACGTCACGTTCCGGCTGGCGCCGGTGAGTGCGGACGAGGCGGCGTCGATGCTGGACTCGATCGGGGCGGCGGAGGTGCTGCGGGGGGTGCGGGGTGCGCCGCCGGTGGACCGGTGGGCGCTGGCGGAGCAGATCAGGCGGGTGTCGCGGCTGGTGGACGATTTCCCGGAGATCGCGGAGGTCGATCTCAATCCGGTGATCGCGACGCCGGACGGGGCGATGGCGGCGGACATCCGGGTGATCCTGTCGGAGGGGGCGCGCAAGGAGCGGCGCAGGTACGGCCGTGAGGAGATCCTGCGGTCGATGCGCCGGCTGATGGAGCCGCGGTCGGTGGCGGTGATCGGTGCGTCGAACGAGCAGGGCAAGATCGGGAATTCGGTGATGCGGAACCTGGTCGACGGTGGTTTCGCCGGGGAGATTCATCCGGTGAATCCCCGGGCCGATGACATTCTGGGCCGCAAGGCGTACAAGAGTGTCACCGACGTTCCCGGTGAGGTGGATGTGGCGGTCTTCGCGATTCCCGCCCGGTTCGTGGCCTCGGCGCTCGAGGAGGTGGGGCGCAAGGGGATTCCGAACGCGGTGCTGATCCCTTCGGGTTTCGCCGAGACGGGTGAGCAGGCGCTGCAGGACGAGATCGTGGCCATCGCGGAGCGGCACGGGGTGCGGCTGCTGGGGCCGAACATCTACGGTTACTACTCGACGTGGCAGGACCTGTGTGCCACGTTCTGCACGCCGTACGACGTGAAGGGCCCGGTGGCGTTGACGTCGCAGTCGGGCGGGATCGGTATGGCGATCCTGGGTTTCGCGCGGACGACGCGTACGGGTGTGTCGGCGATCGTCGGGCTCGGGAACAAGTCCGACATCGATGAGGACGATCTGCTGACGTGGTTCGCCGAGGATCCCCGTACGGAGTGCATCGCGATGCATCTGGAGGATCTGAAGGACGGTCGCGCCTTTGTGGAGGCGGCGCGTGCGACGGTGCCGAAGAAGCCGGTGGTGGTGCTGAAGGCGGGTCGTACGAGTGCGGGGGCGCGGGCGGCGGGTTCGCATACGGGCGCGCTGGCCGGTGATGACGCCGTGTACGACGACATTCTGCGGCAGGCCGGTGTGATCCGGGCGCCGGGTCTGGGCGAGATGCTGGAGTTCGCGCGGGCGCTTCCGGTGCTGCCGGCGCCCCGGGGCGACAATGTCGTGATCATCACGGGTGCGGGTGGTTCCGGTGTGCTGCTGTCGGACGCGATCGTCGACAACGGCCTTTCCCTGATGGAGATTCCGGAGGATCTGGACGCGGCGTTCCGGGCGTTCATCCCGCCTTTCGGGGCCGCGGGCAATCCGATCGACATCACGGGTGGTGAGCCGCCGTCGACGTACGAGGCGACGATCCGGCTGGGGATGGAGGATCCGCGGATTCACGCGCTGGTGCTGGGTTACTGGCACACGATCGTCACTCCCCCGATGGTGTTCGCGGAGCTGACGGCCCGGGTGGTGGAGGAGTTCCGGGCGCGGGGCGTCGAGAAGCCGGTGGTGGCGTCGCTGGCCGGCGATGTGGAGGTCGAGGAGGCGTGCGCGTATCTCTTCGAGCGGGGCGTGGTGGCGTATCCGTACACGACGGAGAAGCCGGTCGCGGTGCTGGGCGCGAAGTACGCGTGGGCGCGGGCGGCGGGTTTGCTGCCGGGTGGTGGTCGATGA
- a CDS encoding OFA family MFS transporter translates to MATTDISTPVPYREVTDANGRVYRIGESDVDIMGRKRKWMVILPWVGMMGISSAEYAFASAEETLHTAHQWSNQHIFWMLGVWVFFQAAVAFPAGKLRESGKLPARWAMMLGAVGTLLGYLSLAFAPHVVVAYVGFGMFSGMGAGMVYATCVNMVGKWYPERKGGKTGFVNGGFAYGSVPFVFIFTGFMDLTNFRWVLVSVGVFLAGVVAVSGHFFQDPPKNWWPAEVDPLRKPDDPRARRALEKNPPAVKQYTPTEAWRTGRVALMWFCLLCTSGVNIFGIAFQVPFGDEAGFAGGIVATAMSLKAIVNGTGRGVIGWLSDRYGRKQCLIFVCVVLGLSQYGILWSGSISNLPLFLLFSSISGFGGGAIFPMFAAMTADYFGENNNASNYGLVYSSKLVSGLLGSGMGAVVVGAWGYEGAFVLAGSISLFAGVVALFLHAPGRPRARRIQANPQPISRDVV, encoded by the coding sequence ATGGCGACGACAGACATCTCCACGCCCGTCCCTTACAGGGAGGTGACGGACGCCAACGGCCGGGTGTACCGCATCGGTGAGTCCGATGTCGACATCATGGGCCGCAAACGCAAGTGGATGGTCATTCTGCCGTGGGTCGGCATGATGGGCATCAGTTCGGCGGAGTACGCGTTCGCGTCCGCCGAGGAGACTCTGCACACGGCGCATCAGTGGAGCAACCAGCACATTTTCTGGATGCTCGGGGTGTGGGTGTTCTTCCAGGCGGCGGTGGCTTTCCCGGCGGGCAAGCTGCGGGAGAGCGGGAAGCTGCCGGCGCGTTGGGCGATGATGCTGGGTGCTGTGGGCACCTTGCTGGGTTATCTGTCGCTCGCGTTCGCGCCGCACGTGGTGGTGGCGTACGTCGGTTTCGGCATGTTCAGCGGTATGGGCGCGGGCATGGTGTACGCGACGTGCGTGAACATGGTCGGCAAGTGGTATCCGGAGCGCAAGGGCGGCAAGACCGGTTTCGTCAACGGTGGTTTCGCCTATGGTTCGGTGCCGTTCGTGTTCATCTTCACCGGCTTTATGGATCTGACGAACTTCCGTTGGGTGCTGGTGTCGGTGGGTGTGTTCCTGGCGGGCGTGGTGGCCGTTTCCGGTCACTTCTTCCAGGACCCGCCGAAGAACTGGTGGCCGGCCGAGGTGGATCCGCTGCGGAAGCCGGACGATCCGCGGGCGCGGCGGGCGCTGGAGAAGAATCCGCCGGCGGTGAAGCAGTACACGCCGACGGAGGCCTGGCGTACGGGCCGGGTGGCGTTGATGTGGTTCTGTCTGCTGTGCACCTCGGGTGTGAACATCTTCGGTATCGCGTTCCAGGTGCCGTTCGGTGACGAGGCGGGGTTCGCGGGCGGGATCGTGGCGACGGCGATGTCGCTGAAGGCGATCGTGAACGGCACGGGACGGGGTGTGATCGGCTGGCTGTCGGACCGGTACGGCCGTAAGCAGTGCCTGATCTTCGTGTGTGTGGTGCTGGGGTTGTCCCAGTACGGCATTCTGTGGTCGGGCAGCATCAGCAATCTGCCGTTGTTCCTGTTGTTCTCCAGCATTTCCGGATTCGGCGGCGGCGCGATCTTCCCGATGTTCGCGGCGATGACGGCGGACTACTTCGGTGAGAACAACAACGCGTCGAACTACGGGCTGGTGTACAGCTCGAAGCTGGTGTCCGGGCTGCTGGGGTCGGGCATGGGGGCCGTGGTGGTGGGCGCGTGGGGTTATGAGGGCGCGTTCGTCCTGGCCGGGTCGATCTCGTTGTTCGCCGGTGTGGTGGCGTTGTTCCTTCATGCGCCGGGGCGGCCGCGGGCCCGCCGTATTCAGGCGAACCCGCAGCCGATCAGCCGTGATGTGGTCTAG
- a CDS encoding TatD family hydrolase: MRIFDPHIHMTSRTTDDYQAMYAAGVRALVEPSFWLGQPRTSPASFFDYFDSLLGWEPFRAAQYGIAHHCTIALNPKEANDPRCTPVLDALPRYLVKDNVVAVGEIGYDSMTPAEDTALAAQLQLAADHGLPALVHTPHRDKLAGLHRTIDAVRESALAPERVLLDHLNETTVKDAADSGCWLGFSIYPDTKMDEDRMVAILKNHGLERVLVNSAADWGKSDPLKTRRTADAMLAAGFTDDDVDRVLWRNPVAFYGQSGRLQLDVPAPEALHEGNSILRGGE; the protein is encoded by the coding sequence ATGCGTATCTTCGACCCCCACATCCACATGACCTCCCGCACCACGGACGACTACCAGGCGATGTACGCCGCGGGTGTCCGCGCCCTCGTCGAACCCTCCTTCTGGCTCGGCCAGCCCCGCACCTCACCCGCCTCCTTCTTCGACTACTTCGACTCCCTCCTCGGCTGGGAACCCTTCCGCGCCGCCCAGTACGGCATCGCCCACCACTGCACCATCGCCCTCAACCCGAAAGAGGCCAACGACCCCCGCTGCACCCCCGTCCTCGACGCACTGCCCCGCTACCTCGTCAAGGACAACGTCGTCGCCGTCGGCGAGATCGGCTACGACTCCATGACGCCGGCCGAGGACACCGCCCTCGCCGCCCAGCTCCAGCTCGCCGCCGACCACGGACTGCCCGCACTCGTCCACACCCCGCACCGCGACAAACTCGCCGGCCTGCACCGCACCATCGACGCCGTCCGCGAGTCCGCACTCGCCCCCGAACGGGTCCTCCTCGACCACCTCAACGAGACGACGGTGAAGGACGCCGCCGACAGCGGCTGCTGGCTCGGGTTCTCCATCTACCCCGACACCAAGATGGACGAGGACCGCATGGTCGCCATCCTCAAGAACCACGGACTGGAGCGTGTCCTGGTCAACTCGGCCGCAGACTGGGGCAAGAGCGACCCGCTGAAGACCCGCAGGACCGCCGACGCCATGCTCGCCGCCGGATTCACCGACGACGACGTCGACCGGGTGCTGTGGCGCAACCCCGTCGCCTTCTACGGGCAGAGCGGCCGCCTCCAGCTCGACGTCCCGGCCCCCGAGGCCCTGCACGAGGGCAACTCCATCCTCCGCGGCGGAGAATGA
- the eboE gene encoding metabolite traffic protein EboE, protein MRFRHPDGTTVHLSYCTNVHPAETLDGVLAQLRDHCEPVRKRLGRDRLGIGLWLARAAARALVTDPAALRGLRAELDRRGLEVVTLNGFPYEGFGADEVKYRVYRPDWAEPERLAHTGDLARLLAALLPDDVTEGSVSTLPLAWRTRYDEHAATTAHTALTTLAERLDALEELTGKSIRIALEPEPGCVVETTADAIRPLAAIASPRIGICIDTCHLATSFEEPGPAIHALTTAGITIPKAQLSAALHAEHPHLPDVRDALAAFAEPRFLHQTRTLPRARRPGQPPTAAGLRGTDDLHEALAADTLPDATPWRAHFHVPLHAPPAPPLTSTLPVLCDTLARLVGGPTPLTRHLEVETYTWQALPEELRPRSRAQLADGIAAELTLARDLLTDLGLKELP, encoded by the coding sequence ATGCGCTTCCGCCACCCCGACGGCACCACGGTGCACCTGTCCTACTGCACCAACGTCCATCCCGCCGAAACCCTCGACGGTGTCCTCGCCCAGCTCCGCGACCACTGCGAACCCGTCCGCAAACGCCTCGGCCGTGACCGGCTCGGCATCGGCCTGTGGCTCGCCAGGGCAGCTGCCCGGGCCCTGGTCACCGACCCGGCGGCACTGCGCGGCCTGCGCGCCGAACTCGACCGCCGCGGACTGGAGGTCGTCACCCTCAACGGCTTCCCGTACGAAGGCTTCGGCGCCGACGAGGTCAAGTACCGCGTCTACCGGCCCGACTGGGCCGAACCGGAACGCCTCGCCCACACCGGAGACCTGGCCCGTCTCCTCGCCGCACTGCTGCCCGACGATGTCACCGAAGGGTCCGTCTCCACCCTCCCGCTGGCCTGGCGCACCCGCTACGACGAACACGCCGCCACCACCGCCCACACCGCACTGACCACCCTCGCCGAACGTCTCGACGCACTCGAGGAACTCACCGGCAAATCCATCCGGATCGCCCTCGAACCCGAACCGGGCTGCGTCGTCGAGACCACCGCCGACGCCATCCGCCCCCTCGCCGCCATAGCGAGCCCCCGCATCGGCATCTGCATCGACACCTGCCACCTCGCCACCTCCTTCGAAGAACCCGGACCCGCGATCCACGCCCTCACCACCGCGGGCATCACCATCCCCAAAGCGCAGCTCTCCGCCGCCCTGCACGCAGAACACCCCCATCTCCCCGACGTACGCGACGCCCTCGCCGCCTTCGCCGAACCCCGCTTCCTCCACCAGACCCGCACCCTGCCCCGGGCCCGCCGCCCGGGACAGCCGCCCACCGCCGCCGGACTGCGCGGCACCGACGACCTCCACGAGGCCCTCGCCGCCGACACCCTCCCCGACGCCACCCCCTGGCGCGCCCACTTCCACGTCCCCCTGCACGCGCCGCCCGCCCCGCCGCTCACCTCCACCCTCCCCGTGCTGTGCGACACCCTGGCCCGCCTCGTCGGCGGCCCCACCCCGCTCACCCGCCATCTCGAGGTCGAGACGTACACCTGGCAGGCACTCCCCGAGGAGCTGCGCCCCCGCAGCCGCGCCCAACTCGCCGACGGAATCGCCGCCGAACTCACCCTCGCCCGTGACCTGCTCACCGACCTCGGCCTCAAGGAACTGCCATGA